One region of Rhodocaloribacter litoris genomic DNA includes:
- a CDS encoding TonB-dependent receptor codes for MSIYKAGGMKAVCSKWMSGAALIYLVGCLCAGAVCAQTATVRGFVTDAENGEPLQGVNVVLEEASGALRGTVTDGDGVYGIGSIPPGRYRLRVSFIGYVTHLDTLDLPAGAIEIINIALVPGETQLEEVVVESEEETGAAGLRAGMQSIRPKEVDVVPMPDVSGDLAVFLTTLPGVVTLGDRGGQFYVRGGEPAHNLVLLDGMYVHQPFHLLNFYSAFPADIINRADFYAAGYGSPFSGRISSVLDVYSRNGNKRQYAGAVSVAPFMSSLLLEGPLLTDRLSFLASVRRSVIEHGAQHYIRQPLPFQFGDAFGKLHFVVNENHQLSISALSTYDQGSLEEPAPDRDLEEIRWRNRAVGVRYLFLPKRVPFVGEILLSYSSLRSEWGDLAAPERYTEFDGFNYAINMTHHMGSAQWKWGLFWRAPEITSVLGGLFQNVEFGFSRRHKAGAYVEPDLLIGRHVRVRLGLIAQLFPGQRQPSIFEPRARIAWHHGIHEVNFGMGLYHQEVFGLNDRRDATNLFTAWRSAPMGDLSRALHLLLGYRVQPVPWLEVAAEGYLKRITNLYIAEWTAFPRLSSRLQEASGRVAGLDLRLEVRRPRFHGYVTYSLSSVLYEAEQAALQLWYGVETLRFHPPHDQRHQINIVAATRLAGVDLSLRWSFGSGRPFSRVYGFDGFVFMHGVQDLFEVPDEQRVIYERPFQGVLPTYHRLDVSAERRFDLGGPVLTAQAGVLNVYDRRNLLALDVFTQRRTDQLPVLPTVGLKLEFN; via the coding sequence TTGTCAATTTACAAGGCCGGCGGCATGAAGGCGGTTTGCTCGAAGTGGATGTCGGGCGCGGCCCTGATCTATCTGGTCGGTTGCCTGTGTGCCGGTGCGGTCTGTGCGCAGACCGCCACGGTCCGGGGATTCGTCACGGATGCCGAGAACGGGGAGCCGCTTCAGGGGGTCAACGTCGTGCTCGAGGAAGCATCGGGGGCGCTGCGGGGCACGGTAACCGACGGGGACGGGGTCTACGGGATCGGATCGATTCCGCCCGGCCGCTACCGGCTGCGGGTCTCCTTCATCGGCTATGTGACCCACCTCGACACGCTCGACCTGCCGGCCGGCGCCATCGAGATCATCAATATAGCGCTGGTGCCGGGTGAAACCCAACTGGAGGAGGTGGTGGTCGAGTCGGAGGAGGAGACGGGGGCGGCGGGGCTGCGGGCCGGCATGCAGTCGATCCGGCCGAAGGAAGTCGACGTCGTGCCCATGCCGGACGTCTCCGGCGACCTCGCGGTCTTCCTGACGACGTTGCCGGGGGTCGTCACGCTGGGAGACCGGGGGGGACAGTTCTACGTGCGCGGGGGTGAGCCGGCCCACAACCTGGTGCTGCTCGATGGCATGTACGTCCATCAGCCCTTCCACCTGCTCAACTTCTACTCCGCCTTTCCGGCTGACATCATCAACCGGGCCGACTTCTATGCGGCCGGTTATGGCAGCCCGTTCTCGGGTCGCATCTCCTCCGTGCTCGACGTCTATTCGCGCAACGGCAACAAGCGGCAATATGCGGGGGCCGTCTCGGTGGCGCCGTTCATGAGCAGCCTGCTGCTGGAAGGTCCCCTGCTCACCGACCGGCTCTCCTTCCTGGCCTCGGTGCGCCGGTCGGTCATCGAGCACGGGGCGCAGCACTACATCCGCCAGCCGCTGCCCTTCCAGTTCGGTGACGCCTTCGGCAAGCTGCATTTCGTCGTCAACGAGAACCACCAGCTCTCGATCAGTGCCCTGAGCACCTACGACCAGGGCTCGCTGGAGGAACCGGCACCGGACCGTGACCTGGAAGAGATCCGCTGGCGCAACCGGGCCGTGGGGGTGCGCTATCTTTTCCTGCCGAAACGCGTTCCGTTCGTCGGTGAGATTTTGCTGTCGTATTCGAGCCTGCGATCGGAGTGGGGTGACCTGGCGGCGCCGGAGCGGTATACGGAGTTCGACGGGTTTAACTATGCCATCAACATGACCCATCACATGGGCAGTGCCCAGTGGAAGTGGGGCCTGTTCTGGCGTGCGCCCGAGATCACCTCCGTGCTGGGGGGGCTCTTTCAGAACGTGGAGTTCGGCTTCAGCCGCCGGCACAAGGCGGGGGCCTATGTGGAGCCGGATCTGCTCATCGGCAGGCACGTGCGGGTGCGGCTCGGGCTGATCGCCCAGCTTTTCCCCGGCCAGCGCCAGCCCTCGATCTTCGAGCCCCGGGCACGTATCGCCTGGCATCACGGTATCCACGAGGTGAACTTCGGGATGGGACTCTACCACCAGGAGGTGTTCGGCCTCAACGACCGCCGGGATGCGACCAACCTGTTCACGGCCTGGCGCAGCGCCCCGATGGGCGACCTGTCCCGGGCGTTGCACCTGCTGCTGGGATACCGCGTCCAGCCCGTACCCTGGCTGGAGGTGGCCGCGGAAGGATACTTGAAACGGATCACCAACCTGTACATCGCCGAGTGGACCGCCTTTCCGCGACTTTCGAGCCGGCTTCAGGAAGCCTCCGGACGTGTGGCGGGGCTCGACCTGCGCCTGGAAGTGCGCCGCCCGCGCTTCCACGGCTACGTGACCTATAGCCTCTCGTCGGTGCTCTATGAAGCCGAGCAGGCGGCGCTGCAGCTCTGGTACGGCGTGGAAACGCTCCGCTTCCATCCCCCCCACGACCAGCGACACCAGATCAACATCGTGGCCGCCACCCGGCTGGCCGGCGTCGACCTGAGCCTCCGCTGGAGCTTCGGGTCCGGCCGCCCCTTCAGCCGGGTCTACGGTTTCGACGGTTTCGTCTTCATGCACGGTGTGCAGGACCTCTTCGAGGTGCCCGACGAGCAGCGGGTCATCTACGAGCGCCCCTTCCAGGGGGTCCTGCCGACCTACCACCGCCTCGACGTCTCCGCCGAACGTCGTTTCGACCTGGGCGGGCCGGTGCTGACGGCCCAGGCCGGGGTGCTCAACGTGTATGACCGGCGCAACCTGCTGGCACTGGACGTTTTCACGCAGCGCCGTACCGACCAGTTACCCGTCCTGCCCACCGTGGGGCTCAAGCTGGAGTTCAACTGA
- a CDS encoding alpha/beta fold hydrolase: protein MPRFPFPGPSAPVNPAVPCRRVLLLLLLAGLSAFASRAQPAEAERWQAHAVSPGGEIVEMLFDVKAVADSFQVTTYGAIGRVPVQAFRLEENTLSFSWNPGFEIRCRLLRQAKGPYKGSCRDGRGYVGPIVMAPPGIAVSPDDFDLDLAFSIWGLTRSAYEAVRYPGPAERVRNATAPTSRRVELEDGTMLYTVEQGAGDVTVVLEAGPGDGHEVWRRVQPVIATRARVIAYDRAGLGQSGPAVTPRSPEQMARELHALLQATGAAPPYVLVAHDAGAFIVRRFAALYPDEVGGLVLIDPAHEQLAAAWKALDAESWEEYLRRKRAFHEAMPAFRAEFEAFARVLDRGVLPGAAEPPPVPVVVISTLRPVPSPRWVHERPEGLKAREALHRAWLAGAREGTHRVTTSSGSYVHVEEPELVLSAIEQVITAVRSRP from the coding sequence ATGCCCCGTTTCCCTTTTCCCGGCCCGTCTGCCCCCGTCAACCCGGCCGTGCCGTGCCGGCGGGTCCTCCTGCTCTTACTCCTGGCCGGCCTCTCTGCCTTCGCCTCCCGGGCCCAGCCGGCCGAAGCGGAACGCTGGCAGGCCCATGCCGTCTCGCCGGGGGGCGAGATCGTCGAGATGCTTTTCGACGTGAAGGCCGTGGCCGACTCGTTCCAGGTCACCACCTACGGCGCCATCGGCCGGGTGCCCGTGCAGGCGTTCCGGCTGGAGGAAAACACCCTCTCCTTCTCCTGGAACCCCGGGTTCGAGATCCGGTGCCGGCTGTTGCGCCAGGCGAAGGGCCCGTACAAAGGAAGTTGCAGGGACGGCCGGGGGTACGTCGGTCCCATCGTCATGGCCCCTCCCGGCATCGCAGTCTCCCCGGACGATTTTGATCTGGACCTGGCTTTCAGCATCTGGGGACTCACGCGATCGGCCTACGAGGCCGTCCGCTATCCGGGCCCGGCGGAGCGGGTGCGGAACGCCACGGCGCCCACGTCCCGGCGGGTCGAGCTGGAGGACGGCACCATGCTATACACGGTCGAGCAGGGTGCCGGCGACGTCACCGTGGTGCTGGAGGCAGGGCCGGGCGACGGCCACGAGGTCTGGCGCCGGGTGCAGCCGGTGATCGCCACCCGGGCGCGGGTGATCGCCTACGACCGGGCCGGCCTCGGGCAGTCGGGCCCGGCCGTTACGCCGCGCTCGCCCGAGCAGATGGCCCGGGAACTGCACGCGCTGCTGCAGGCGACCGGTGCTGCGCCGCCCTACGTGCTCGTCGCCCACGACGCCGGGGCCTTCATCGTGCGCCGCTTCGCCGCGCTTTACCCGGACGAGGTGGGCGGCCTCGTGCTCATCGACCCGGCCCACGAGCAGCTGGCCGCCGCCTGGAAGGCGCTGGACGCCGAAAGCTGGGAGGAATACCTCCGCCGGAAGCGGGCCTTTCACGAGGCGATGCCGGCATTCAGGGCCGAGTTCGAGGCCTTCGCCCGGGTGCTGGACCGCGGCGTGTTGCCGGGCGCCGCAGAACCGCCGCCGGTGCCCGTCGTGGTGATCTCCACGCTGCGCCCCGTACCGTCGCCGCGCTGGGTCCACGAGCGGCCCGAAGGCCTGAAGGCCCGCGAAGCCCTGCACCGCGCCTGGCTTGCCGGCGCCCGGGAAGGCACCCACCGGGTGACCACCTCGAGCGGCAGCTACGTCCATGTGGAGGAACCCGAGCTGGTGCTCAGCGCCATCGAGCAGGTGATCACCGCCGTGCGTTCCCGGCCCTGA
- the mrdA gene encoding penicillin-binding protein 2 translates to MEDYRIRIRIFIGLILVVLSILGLRLFQLQVLDASAYTGESRSNAIREVRVLPARGVMYDRNGVLMVDNEPTYTITLTPRYFDRSRIGLLAGLLGVPDSVVARKLDEARAWSAFKPSPSFREVPFDVLSRILEHRDELPGVEYEVVPKRRYLTKARAAHALGYVREIARSELERRRADGYRQGDLIGQAGLEKHYEAALRGQLGIEYKQVNVHGLVVRPYRDGREDRPPVNGFDLHLTLDHRVQALAESLFVGKRGAAVALDPKTGGVIAFVSKPDFDPDLFSRAVPRETWQYLTQSPDKPMFNRATMSGMPPGSTWKPFMALMALQEGIITENTIITCPGGYRLGGRVFRDHAGHAHGPINVRQAIQHSCNTFFFTVMMRTDVNTWSRWAKRFGFGRRIPMDIAEQDPGLIPDSSYYNRTYPRGWTAGYTINLGIGQGDMVVTPMQLARYVAAVANGGTLVTPHLVDRLEHPETGEVRRPDLPEPERIPIDPKYFEVVREGMRRVMEAGTGRGVQIPGIPSGGKTGTAQAPGGRKDHSLFIMFAPVEDPRIALAVLVENGGFGASQAAPIASLMAEQYLTGQISPQRTWLIQRLMSLQSEPLPD, encoded by the coding sequence ATGGAAGACTACCGCATTCGGATTCGCATCTTCATCGGCCTGATCCTGGTCGTGCTCTCGATCCTGGGGCTGCGGCTGTTTCAGCTTCAGGTGCTCGATGCCTCGGCCTACACGGGCGAGTCGCGGAGCAACGCCATCCGGGAGGTGCGGGTGCTGCCCGCGCGCGGCGTCATGTATGACCGCAACGGTGTGCTGATGGTGGACAATGAGCCGACCTATACCATCACGCTCACCCCCCGCTACTTCGACCGGTCCCGGATCGGGCTGCTGGCCGGCCTGCTCGGGGTGCCGGACTCGGTGGTGGCCCGGAAGCTGGATGAGGCCCGGGCCTGGAGCGCTTTCAAGCCCAGCCCGTCGTTTCGCGAGGTGCCCTTCGACGTGCTCAGCCGCATCCTGGAGCACCGGGACGAGCTGCCGGGGGTCGAATACGAGGTGGTGCCCAAGCGGCGCTACCTGACAAAGGCCCGGGCGGCCCACGCCCTCGGCTATGTCCGCGAGATCGCACGGTCCGAACTGGAGAGGCGCCGGGCCGACGGCTACCGGCAGGGCGACCTGATCGGGCAGGCCGGGCTGGAGAAGCACTACGAGGCGGCCCTGCGCGGGCAACTCGGCATCGAATACAAGCAGGTCAACGTGCACGGGCTGGTGGTGCGCCCCTACCGCGACGGTCGCGAAGACCGCCCGCCCGTCAACGGCTTCGATCTGCACCTGACGCTCGACCACCGGGTGCAGGCCCTGGCCGAGTCCCTCTTCGTGGGTAAGCGCGGGGCGGCCGTCGCCCTCGATCCGAAGACCGGCGGCGTCATCGCCTTCGTGAGCAAGCCCGACTTCGACCCGGATCTCTTCTCCCGCGCCGTGCCCCGCGAGACGTGGCAGTACCTGACCCAGAGCCCGGACAAACCCATGTTCAACCGGGCCACCATGAGCGGCATGCCACCCGGCTCCACGTGGAAGCCCTTCATGGCGCTGATGGCCCTGCAGGAAGGGATCATCACCGAGAACACGATCATCACCTGCCCGGGCGGGTACCGGCTCGGCGGTCGCGTCTTCCGGGATCATGCCGGGCACGCCCACGGGCCGATCAACGTGCGGCAGGCGATCCAGCACTCGTGCAACACCTTCTTCTTCACGGTGATGATGCGCACGGATGTCAATACCTGGAGCCGGTGGGCCAAACGCTTCGGCTTCGGCCGCCGCATCCCGATGGACATCGCCGAGCAGGACCCTGGCCTCATCCCGGATTCCTCCTACTACAACCGCACCTATCCGCGCGGCTGGACGGCCGGCTACACCATCAACCTGGGCATCGGGCAGGGGGACATGGTCGTTACGCCCATGCAACTGGCGCGCTACGTCGCCGCCGTGGCCAACGGGGGCACCCTCGTGACGCCCCACCTCGTCGACCGCCTCGAACACCCGGAGACGGGCGAGGTGCGGCGACCCGACCTGCCGGAGCCGGAGCGCATCCCGATCGATCCGAAGTATTTCGAGGTGGTGCGCGAGGGCATGCGCCGCGTCATGGAGGCCGGTACCGGCCGGGGTGTGCAGATCCCGGGCATCCCCAGCGGGGGCAAGACGGGTACGGCCCAGGCCCCGGGCGGGCGCAAGGATCACTCGCTCTTCATCATGTTTGCGCCCGTCGAAGACCCGCGGATTGCCCTGGCGGTGCTCGTCGAGAACGGCGGCTTCGGTGCCAGCCAGGCCGCTCCCATCGCCAGCCTGATGGCCGAGCAGTACCTCACCGGCCAGATCAGCCCGCAGCGGACGTGGCTCATCCAGCGCCTCATGTCGCTGCAGAGCGAGCCACTGCCGGATTGA